In Topomyia yanbarensis strain Yona2022 chromosome 2, ASM3024719v1, whole genome shotgun sequence, one DNA window encodes the following:
- the LOC131684763 gene encoding uncharacterized protein LOC131684763 produces MDKSIGKDKRRLDKRHKKPPPVKTGSKGQTQKEFKNNKTVPSSEPLLVYDDRYSKRNIEPNWNTRQDLSSDSENEQSRAADFEDLLRVPHSVSGHFFLSNEKHWVSEAAEPAIISGKSNQQFGNYFKIDTKHLNASLATIPFYERNGYPPDIFTNQDIKSMKLKAELEEIKYKKLIGNLNTSQKMANRPKSPPAKCLIGADALPSRPSQESAAPVIMQPPQPVPCLIGPLALPPELRNDPNVTGSYAAAGGIADRLSEVTITTVPVTEESVPIRTDATVQDLPNAGRKEDVEKTETKEDMQQWLDDILDM; encoded by the exons ATGGATAAGAGTATTGGAAAG GATAAACGTCGTCTTGATAAACGCCATAAGAAACCTCCACCGGTGAAGACGGGAAGTAAAGGACAAACCCAGAAAGAgttcaaaaataacaaaactgtTCCTTCATCCGAACCGCTACTTGTTTATGACGATCGCTATTCGAAGCGTAACATCGAACCAAATTGGAACACCCGACAGGATTTGTCCTCCGATTCCGAAAACGAACAATCGAGAGCCGCTGACTTTGAGGATTTACTACGGGTGCCCCACTCAGTCAGTGGACACTTCTTTTTGAGCAACGAGAAACATTGGGTAAGCGAGGCAGCCGAACCAGCGATCATCAGCGGAAAATCTAATCAGCAGTTCGGAAACTACTTCAAAATCGATACGAAACATTTGAATGCCAGTTTGGCCACGATACCATTCTACGAGAGAAACGGATATCCGCCGGACATTTTTACCAATCAAGACATCAAGTCTATGAAACTGAAAGCAGAACTTGAGGAAATAAAGTATAAGAAACTTATTGGTAATTTGAATACAAGTCAAAAAATGGCAAACAGACCGAAATCACCGCCTGCTAAGTGCCTTATTGGAGCCGATGCATTGCCTTCCCGCCCGTCACAGGAAAGTGCTGCACCGGTAATTATGCAACCACCACAGCCGGTTCCTTGCTTGATAGGACCGTTGGCACTGCCACCGGAGCTGAGAAACGATCCCAACGTAACAGGAAGCTATGCCGCGGCGGGTGGAATTGCAGACCGATTGAGTGAGGTAACAATCACCACTGTTCCAGTGACCGAGGAGTCTGTTCCTATTAGGACAGATGCCACCGTGCAAGATTTACCTAATGCCGGCAGAAAAGAGGACGTTGAGAAAACGGAAACGAAAGAAGATATGCAACAGTGGCTTGATGACATTTTGGATATGTGA
- the LOC131684762 gene encoding cytoplasmic 60S subunit biogenesis factor ZNF622: MSTACSYTCLNCSVRFQNAEMQREHYKTDWHRYNLKRKIAELPPVSVEEFEKRIIQQKSADAAALEDQSLYCKACKKLFKSKNAHDNHLDSRKHKDNLKVYLEQEPNAKEQDVAVKSTRINKNVATGEQPMDEDIEEVDSEQWDEEWDNPIENNDCLFCLNHSEDIIKNIKHMSVKHSFFIPDAEYCIDVEGLLTYLAEKICRDFICIWCNEKGRTFYSLDAVRNHMVEKGHCKMLHEGAALAEYVDYYDYSTSYPDHNEEMDVDAEIEAPQILDGDDYQMVLPSGAVIGHRSLLRYYKQRLNPNRALVVKKSTQRLHKVLAEYRALGWTSTQQEAAARNARDMHVMKRQQAKLIQQVGVKANKLQKHFRVQVNF, translated from the exons ATGTCCACCGCCTGCAGTTACACCTGTCTGAACTGTAGTGTACGTTTCCAGAATGCGGAAATGCAACGAGAACACTACAAGACCGACTGGCATCGCTACAATCTGAAGCGCAAGATTGCGGAGCTCCCTCCGGTGAGTGTTGAGGAATTCGAGAAGCGTATCATTCAGCAGAAAAGCGCCGATGCTGCAGCACTCGAGGATCAGTCGCTTTACTGTAAGGCGTGCAAGAAACTTTTCAAGTCAAAAAACGCGCATGACAATCATCTGGACAGCCGGAAGCACAAGGACAACTTGAAGGTGTACCTGGAACAAGAACCCAATGCAAAAGAGCAGGATGTGGCCGTCAAATCAACTCGGATTAATAAAAATGTGGCTACAGGGGAACAACCGATGGATGAAGATATAGAGGAGGTAGACTCGGAGCAGTGGGACGAGGAGTGGGATAACCCGATCGAGAACAACGATTGCTTGTTCTGCTTGAACCACAGCGAGGATATAATTAAAAACATCAAGCATATGAGCGTGAAACATTCGTTTTTTATTCCTGATGCAGAGTACTGTATCGATGTTGAAGGTTTGCTGACGTATTTGGCGGAGAAGATTTGCAGGGACTTTATCTGCATCTGGTGCAATGAGAAGGGAAGGACGTTCTATTCCTTGGATGCCGTCAGGAATCATATGGTGGAGAAAGGTCACTGCAAGATGTTGCATGAAGGGGCCGCACTGGCAGAATATGTTGATTATTACGATTACAGTACCAGCTATCCGGATCAC aatGAAGAAATGGATGTTGACGCTGAAATTGAAGCTCCTCAAATCTTAGACGGCGATGACTACCAAATGGTGCTTCCGTCGGGCGCCGTAATCGGTCACCGTTCGTTGTTACGATACTACAAGCAGCGTCTTAATCCAAACCGTGCCCTGGTGGTGAAAAAGTCTACCCAACGTCTACACAAAGTTCTGGCCGAATATCGTGCCCTCGGATGGACATCCACTCAACAGGAAGCAGCGGCTCGGAATGCCCGGGATATGCACGTAATGAAGAGACAACAGGCCAAACTAATACAGCAAGTAGGGGTAAAGGCAAACAAACTGCAGAAACACTTCCGTGTACAGGTGAACTTCTAA